In the genome of Bosea sp. ANAM02, the window GTCGTGGATCATCTCGGCGACGCCCTCCATGACCTGCGCGCGCGAGACGACATGGGCGCCGGCCTCCATCAGATCGGCGACGCTGCGGCCGTCGCGCGCGCCTTCGACGACGAAATCGCTGATGAGGGCGATGGCCTCGGGATGGTTGAGCTTCACGCCGCGCTCGAGACGGCGCCGGGCGACCATGGCCGCCATGGAGATCAGGAGCTTGTCCTTCTCGCGCGGTGTCAGGTTCATGCAGTCAGTCCCTAGAGTTGCCAGACCTTGGGCAGCGGCCGGCCACCCATGAGAAGCGTGAGCAGCGGCTCCAGACGCCGCCTAAGCGCGAGCCCGGTCCCCTCGACCAGCCGCGCCAGAAACTTGCCGTTCCAGGTGCTGGCGCCACCGTCCGGCCCGATGATCGACCGGGCCGCGTCCAGAAAGCGCTCCGGTGCCGCGCCGGTGAAGAGCACGGTTGCCACGGCCCCGCAGCCGGCCATGGCGGGCTGCGGCGCGAGCCGGGCGGCGATATCGCCCTCGACGCGCAGGTCGTCGGCAAAGAGCAGCCGACCGCCGCGCCGGATGCGCCAGCGATCGTGCAGATGACCATTGCGCAGGGTCTCGCCCATCGCCTGCCGGCCGAACAGCACCGCCTCGACCGCGACCAGTTCGGCATCCTGGGCAAGATCGACATCGAGAGAACGGGACAGGCGACCGCCATCGAACAGGATCGTCTCCTGTGGCAGCCAGGCCAGCCGGGCGCCGGCCGCAAGCCGCAGGC includes:
- a CDS encoding urease subunit gamma, with the translated sequence MNLTPREKDKLLISMAAMVARRRLERGVKLNHPEAIALISDFVVEGARDGRSVADLMEAGAHVVSRAQVMEGVAEMIHDVQVEATFPDGTKLVTVHEPIR
- a CDS encoding urease accessory protein UreD, with protein sequence MLAIDDLQNSVTARMQRAQGRASVSFRRRDDRTCLDRLFQEGCAKLRFPRPLGDEAPQAILINTAGGLTGGDRFGTEVDLAENAEACLTTQACERVYRSTGTDAVVTNRLRLAAGARLAWLPQETILFDGGRLSRSLDVDLAQDAELVAVEAVLFGRQAMGETLRNGHLHDRWRIRRGGRLLFADDLRVEGDIAARLAPQPAMAGCGAVATVLFTGAAPERFLDAARSIIGPDGGASTWNGKFLARLVEGTGLALRRRLEPLLTLLMGGRPLPKVWQL